The DNA segment CAGGCTGCATATTCTACTGTACCGATTACTAATCTTCTGGTATTGTTGCAAGTTCCGCTAGATCCAATAGCGTCTGACGAACTACCAGACCAAGTTGTATTTTCAACTACTATTGCCGTATTATTGGCTAAGGTCAATACAACAGAATTACTACTCCATAATATATGACCGCCATTTTTAACAATAATTCTATTAATTGTGGATGGAATTGTTATGCTATTATCCATAGTAATGGTATATCCAGCATTAATCGTGACAGTACCGGTACAATTTGAAACATAAGTTAAAAACTGGGTCGCATTCATATTTGATGATACAACACAATCTGCTTTTGCATCAGACATCCCTGCAAACAAAAAGAAAGCCAATAATAGGAAAACTCTTTTTATGGTAAAAGAGAGTGGTTTTAGATTTGAAATAAAATTGTTTTGTAGGTTAACAATTAGAATTGTGGTATTTTTTTTCATAATCACATTATTTTTTTTAATTAGCCTTCTTTATTTTACATAAATTGTTCGAAATAAGAATGTTGTTTTTCTCGATTGCGAAACTAACGACTATTAATGATGTAGAAATTTTTTCTCTGTCAATAACCTAAAAACTCGTTAAAAGGATAATATTATCTTTTTGTAACTTGATTTGATACTATTCAATTTAACTTTTTTAAAACATAGATAAGTTGTTGATTTTATGATTAATTTTAATTTTATTTCAAAAAAACATTTTTTTAAACACCAAAATTTAACAATAAATTTATTAAATAAAAACCTATTAAATGCATAAATAACACATAAAGTGCAATATTTGTATTTTTTACAAGTAAATTTCCATATAAAAAACACATCAATTAAAGACGTGGTTAAAATGTTAAAATTATGTGTATTCAATATTGGGCTTGCCTTTTCATCTAAATTGTATTACTTTAATAATTATTTGATTTTTATTTTGAATAAATACACTAATCAAAATTTATTTTGTAATTTGTTATTAGTTTATATGAGTTACATAATTACAATAGAAAAAGACAACGGTAAAAAAAAATGAAAAATCTAATCCTGATTCGCCACGCAAAATCTAGTTGGGAAGCGCCATTAAGAGACATCGATAGACCTTTGGAGCAAAGAGGGATAATGGATGCCCATCTAGTGGCCACAAATTGTGTAAAATATATCCCGTCAACTTTTGTAGTATGGAGTAGCATGGCCAAAAGAGCTTCAGAAACAGCACTTATTTTTGCCCAAAATTTTTTATATCCCATAGAAAGCATCGTTTTTAAAGAAGAACTTTATACTTTTGATGAAAATCAACTGGAAAAGGTTATTAAATCGTGTAATAATATTTTTGAAAATGTTATTCTTTTCGGGCATAATGCTGCAATTACAGATTTTGTTAATAAATTTGGAGATATTTATATTGAAAATGTTCCCACATCAGGTTTTGTATCGCTTGAATTCAACACAGATGATTGGGGAAAAATTAAAAAAGGCAAAACCAAAAAACTAATATTTCCTAAAAAATTAAAATAAAGTGCATAATTACAAGTATATAGATAGAGAAAAAAGTTGGTTAACCTTTAATGCGAGAGTACTTCAAGAAGCAGCAGACGATACCGTTCCATTATTAGACAGATTACGTTTTTTGGGGATTTTCTCGAATAATTTAGACGAATTTTTTAGGGTGCGATTCGCTGCCATCCGAAGATTGAGTTTGTCCGGAATATCGGGAGAAAAATTTCTTGGAGGAATTTCGGCCCAACAATCGGTCAAAGACATCACGGATATTGTTATTCAACAGCAATCCGAAAGTTTAAGAATATTAAATAGTATCGAAACCAAAATGGGAACCGAAAACATTTTCATGGTAAATGAAAATGGCATCTCGAAAGAACAAGAAGTGTTTTTGAAAGACTTTTTTATCCAAAAACTAAGTCCTGAATTGATTACCATTATACTAAATGATTTAGCCGAATTTCCGGTATTGAAAGATACCGTGGGCTACTTGGCCATTAAATTGGTAATGAAAAAAAAGTCGGAAATTCGATATGCAATGATCGAAATTCCCAATACAATAAACCGATTTGTCGTTTTGCCTTCAACAGATAAAAAGCAATACGTCATTCTACTCGATGATGTGATTAGACACAATTTGGGAAGTATTTTTAACATTTTTGATTATGAAAGTGTTTCGGCCCACATGATAAAAATTACAAGAGACGCCCAGTTGGATATCGACAGTGATTTGAGCAAAAGTATTCTGGAGAAAATAGCGACCAGTGTAAAAGACCGTAGAATAGGAGAACCGGTTCGGTTCATATACGACCAGTTGATTGACCAAGATACCCTTCAATTTTTTCTTGATAAAATGAAAATCGTTTCTACCGACAGTATCATTCCAGGTGGAAGATATCACAATAGACGTGATTACATGAGTTTTCCTAATCTAGGAAGATACGATTTATTATACAAAACCAATGTGCCATTACCCATTCCAGGATTGAATCTTGAAGGAAGCCTGTTGGAAAAAATCAGCAAAAAAGATTATTTGTTGAATGCGCCTTACCAATCGTTTTCGTACCTCACCAAGTTTTTGCGTGAAGCGGCATTAGATCCAAAAGTTACTACCATAAAGATAACTTTATATCGATTGGCCAAAAATTCGCAAATCATAAGTTCGCTTATAAATGCAGCCAAAAACGGCAAAAAAGTTACCGTTCAAATTGAATTGCAAGCCCGTTTCGATGAAGCTTCCAATATTTCTTATGCCGAGCAAATGAAAACAGAAGGAATTAATCTTATTTTTGGTATAAAAGGACTTAAAGTACATTGTAAAGTATGCGTTATCGAAAGAATTGAAGAAGAAAAAATTCGACGTTACGGTTTTATTTCCACAGGAAACTTTAATGAACAAACGGCAAAAATTTATACAGACGTAACGCTTTTTACAAGCCACCAGCAAATATTGAAGGATATTACCAAGATTTTTGATTTTTTTGACATTAATTACAGATTGTACCGATACAAACATCTAATTGTTTCGCCACATTACACCCGATCCAGATTCAACAAGCTGATTGACCGGGAAATTACAAATGCCTTTGAAGGTAAAGAAGCATTCATAAAGCTAAAAATGAACAGCTTGTCTGATTTTGAAATGATTGATAAATTATATGTGGCAAGCAATGCTGGTGTAAAAATACAACTTGAAGTTAGAGGAATATGTTCTTTGATTCCCGGTATTCCCGGAATGAGCGAAAACATCGAAGCCATAAGTATTGTCGACAATTATTTGGAACACTCCAGATTGTACATATTTGGCAATGACGGCGACCCTGAAGTTTATATTTCATCGGCTGATTTTATGACCAGAAACCTTGATGCAAGAGTAGAAGTGACTTGTCCAATTTATGATCCTGAAATCAAGCAAGAATTGATAGGCAATTTTGATTTGGGATGGAAGGGCAATGTAAAAGCTAGGTATCATTCTGAAAAATTGGATAATAAATACCGCGTTCGAAAAGAGAACGAACCCGTTTTCAGGGCACAATTGGAAACCTATAAATATTACCAAAACAAAGTAGAGGTATTTATGGATACTTTATAGTCATTCGTATTTTTCTTATTTAAACATATCCCAGAATCAATGAATAACCCGCTCAACCAAGAAATGCTCAAAATAAAAAAATATGCCGCAATTGATATCGGTTCAAATGCAATGCGTTTATTAATCACCAATATTGTTGAGCAGGAAGGAAAACAATCACAATTCAACAAGAATTCCCTTGTTCGTGTGCCTATTCGTTTGGGGCAAGACTCCTTTACCGTAGGTGAAATTTCTCAAGAGAATATAGAAAGAATGATTGATGCCATGCAAGCATTCCGTCTTTTGATGAAAGTACACAAAGTCGAAAAATACTTGGCTTTTGCCACTTCGGCTATGCGGGAAGCTTACAATGGCAAAGAAGTTGTCGAAATTATTAAAGAAAAAGCAGGAATCAACATCGAAATAATTGATGGAAAAAAAGAAGCCGTAATCATTGCTTCAACAGATTTGCATCATCTTTTAAAATCCGACAAAACCTATCTATATGTTGATGTTGGTGGTGGAAGCACCGAGTTTTCTCTTTTTTCCGATGGTAAAATTGTCGTTTCCAAATCATTCAAGGCGGGTACAGTTCGTTTGTTGAACGAGATGGTGAGAGATGTCTTGTGGCAAGAAATGGAAAAATGGATTAAAGCCAATACAAAAGAGTATGACGATGTAACCCTTATCGGTTCCGGTGGAAATATCAATAAATTATTCAAAATGTCCGGGAAATTGCAGGATAAACCTTTGTCCTATATTTATTTGAATTCGCAATATTCCTTTTTGAATTCCTTGACTTACGAACAAAGAATTTCGGAATTGGGTCTGAATCCCGATCGTGCCGACGTAATCATTCCTGCAACCCAAATCTATCTCAACGCCATGAAATGGAGTGGTGCCAGAAATATTTATGTTCCAAAAATTGGACTTTCTGACGGTATCGTGAAGGCAATGTATTATGGAAAGATATAGATTCTGCTTGGTTTATGCAGAATGAATAGATCGAAAATTTGCAAATTTAACACTTCGGCAGAAGTACATATATTGCGAATTTTTGATTTTTTGAGTTTAAAAAACAGGATTTTAAACATCCAAATCGAATGTCTTTTTCAACAACTCCAGATTAGGATTTATTTCATTCAACCTGTTGAATTTATCCAAAGCTGTAAAAGCAAATTTTTTCTCGATACTTTCATTGACAACAATTTTGATGGCGATGTCGTGATTGTGTAAATGCCCTCTCAAATAGCCTAAAAGTCCGTTAATTTGAGATTCAAAATCGAGCTTGGATCCTTCATTGGGCAATTCGTGAATGATAGTTGTCCCTTCTAATTTGGGATCGCTTATCATCAAAAGGGATTCCATTATTTTGTGCCCTTTATCGCCCAAACGCAAGGCGTATTTATTCCAATACAACAGCATGTCGGTTTCGTTGAAAGCTTCCGTAGGCAGGTGAACTTCTTCTTTTACAATCCCTTTACTGCTTTCTTGTAATTCTCTTTTGGCACGAATACTCGAAAGCGACAATGCAGAAAATTTCGGACCTTCTGGAAGATTTGTTGTTGGTAATTTTGGAGTTTCGGTTGAAGTAACTACATTCGAAGTGCTAATTTCAACTTTTGGTTGTGCAACTTCTGCCTTCTGCAAACTGCTATCTGCCGGCTGCGTTCTGCTTTCCGCAGCCTGTTTAGTTTCAACTATCGAATAATCATTTCTCCTATAATAAGTAGGCGGAATTATAAATTGCTCAACTTTTTTTTTTCTCCATCAAAGGTGATGGAGGCAAGTTGCATCAAGCAAAGTTCAACAAGCAGTCGCTGGTTTTGACTCACTTTATACTTCAAATCGCAATCATTGGCAATTTCTATTCCTTTCAACAAGAACTCTTGTGATGCTTTTTGACATTGAATGGCGTACAGTTTTTGGGCTTGTTCGCCAACTTCCAACAGGGATAATGTCGAAGGAGTTTTGGATACCAATAAATCCCTGAAATGCGATGCCAATCCAGATACGAAATGATGAGCATCAAATCCTTTGGCAAGAATATCGTTGAAAGCAATCAGTAAGTCCGGGATTTTGTTTTCCAAAATCAAGTCGGTTACCGTGATATAGGTTTCATAATCCAGCACGTTCAAGTTTTCGGTAACGGCTTGACGGGTCAAATTATTACCACAATACGAAACCACTCGGTCAAAAATAGACAAAGCATCACGCATCGCACCATCGGCTTTTTGGGCAATAATATGCAAAGCGTCGTCTTCGCAAGTTACGCCTTGGCTAAAGGCCACTTCGGCAAGATGTTCTTTGGCATCTTTAACGGTAATTCTTTTGAAATCAAATATCTGGCAACGAGAAAGTATCGTCGGAATAATTTTGTGTTTTTCGGTCGTGGCCAATATAAAAATGGCGTGTTTGGGCGGTTCTTCCAATGTTTTCAAGAAAGCATTAAAAGCTGCCGAAGACAACATATGAACCTCGTCAATAATATAAACCTTGTATTGTCCCGTTTGCGGCGGAATCCGAACTTGGTCAATTAAATTCCTGATATCATCCACGGAATTGTTGGAAGCCGCATCCAATTCGAAAACATTGAAAGCAAAATCTTCGTTCGGATCATCATAACCAGGTTGGTTGATTTTTCGAGCCAAAATTCGGGCGCAAGTGGTTTTTCCAACACCACGAGGTCCTGTAAACAATAGGGCAGAAGCCAAGTGATTGCTTTCTATGGCGTGCAACAAAGTGCTGGTAATAGCCTTTTGTCCCACAACATCATTAAATGTTTGCGGACGATATTTACGGGCCGATACTACAAATTGTTCCATAGATTTTTATTGGAAAGCAAATATAGGATTTTAGTTGATTTGTTTATTCGCTAATTTGTTTATTTGAATAAAATTTTTTCCTTGCCAAGATGAAAATGAGTGTTGAAAACAATAGCATATTGATAATCAAAGAAATGATTAGCGCTATGTCATATAATGTCTTTTTCTTATTTTCAGGAATTTTATTTTGAGATAATTTATAGGCTCTCAATTGTTCTAACTGATAAAACCAATTTGACATTGTTTCGTTCCTAATTTTTAAATTATCTATTTCATTACTTAATGAATCAATTTTTGTGGTTCTTCTTTCTGAGGATGTAAATAATGGAATTGGTGGCAAAAATCCAGGGGGAATTTCTATGGTTTGAGATGGTAAACAATAATTCATGTGAATTGTATTGTCTTTATTAAAATTAGCATAAACAATCCATAAATCTTTTTTAAAAGGAAAAATTTCACAATTATCATTTAATGCTTTTCCATTTATTATTGAGGAATTATAATTTCCTTTGAAAAGTTCTATTATTTTAAAAGAATATTTTCCAGAAATAGTATCAATTTTTATTAGTTCACCATAAAAAACTATTTCTGCATCTTTAAGTCCTTCTGAAACCATTGTCTCTCTATTGTGTGGAGGACAATCACAGGAAAAAGATTGATTAGCCCAAAAGAAAATAACTAAAATAAATAAATTGTGCAGTTTCATAATTTAATATTGGATACACAATACTAAGCATTTTTCAGGAGAAATAACTTGATAATCGAAGTTAATTTTCTCACTTATAAAGTATAATTTCTACATTGCTTGTCATTTCCTTCGATGCATAATTTGGCCAAAACACTGGCGGCTTGACTTTCCGAGTTTGCCGAAAATCCAGCAACATAAACGCCCCTTTCGCCTGAATTTGAGGTTATGCCATAAACCACGGCTTCTTCATCAGGATCGGTGTCGCCATCATAGCGATAGACGTGTTCTATTTCGTAATTTTGGGGATTGTTTTGGATGGTTTCATCTTGAAGATTAAAATCGTGGATGAAACCTTTTTTATTCAATTCTTCTAAAGCTTCCGAAACGGAGGCATAATGATAGATAGGTTTCATAATAAAGAGATTTATAGTTAATCCTTAAAGATAACTATTTTATTATTAAGTGGTTGTGAAAGAGTTGTTAAAGTGAAGTGACTAAATATTGGAAACGGGGTTAATTATGCTAAATTTGCACCGCAGACCGCCTTATCGCCGCGATTATATCGGGGAGGAAAGTCCGGACACCACAGAGAAGCATAGCGGGTAACGCCCGTCGGTTTACTCTGAATTTATTTCAGAGTCGATTAGGACAAGTGCAACAGAAAGCAGGTACAGGTAATGCTGTAGTGAAACCAGGTAAACTCTATGCGGTGAAATTTCAAGTATATCGGCATTTAAGGGTGCTCGCCCGTTGTCGAAGGGTAGAAAGATGGAGCTCGCAAGCAATTGCGTGCCTAGATAAATGATAAGGCTCCAATTTATTGGGGACAGAATCCGGCTTACAGGTCTGCTTTTTTTATTTTTGGTTTTGTTTTTTTTGTAAATTTGAAATAAAAATAGTTATGGACATTCAAACTTCAAAAATTGAATTAGTAAAATTGATATTAGATATCGATAACACTGAATTTTTCCAAAAAGTCACTAATTTTATAAAAAATGAAAAATCTGATTTTTGGAACGATTTAAG comes from the Flavobacterium limnophilum genome and includes:
- a CDS encoding SixA phosphatase family protein, with translation MKNLILIRHAKSSWEAPLRDIDRPLEQRGIMDAHLVATNCVKYIPSTFVVWSSMAKRASETALIFAQNFLYPIESIVFKEELYTFDENQLEKVIKSCNNIFENVILFGHNAAITDFVNKFGDIYIENVPTSGFVSLEFNTDDWGKIKKGKTKKLIFPKKLK
- the ppk1 gene encoding polyphosphate kinase 1; this encodes MHNYKYIDREKSWLTFNARVLQEAADDTVPLLDRLRFLGIFSNNLDEFFRVRFAAIRRLSLSGISGEKFLGGISAQQSVKDITDIVIQQQSESLRILNSIETKMGTENIFMVNENGISKEQEVFLKDFFIQKLSPELITIILNDLAEFPVLKDTVGYLAIKLVMKKKSEIRYAMIEIPNTINRFVVLPSTDKKQYVILLDDVIRHNLGSIFNIFDYESVSAHMIKITRDAQLDIDSDLSKSILEKIATSVKDRRIGEPVRFIYDQLIDQDTLQFFLDKMKIVSTDSIIPGGRYHNRRDYMSFPNLGRYDLLYKTNVPLPIPGLNLEGSLLEKISKKDYLLNAPYQSFSYLTKFLREAALDPKVTTIKITLYRLAKNSQIISSLINAAKNGKKVTVQIELQARFDEASNISYAEQMKTEGINLIFGIKGLKVHCKVCVIERIEEEKIRRYGFISTGNFNEQTAKIYTDVTLFTSHQQILKDITKIFDFFDINYRLYRYKHLIVSPHYTRSRFNKLIDREITNAFEGKEAFIKLKMNSLSDFEMIDKLYVASNAGVKIQLEVRGICSLIPGIPGMSENIEAISIVDNYLEHSRLYIFGNDGDPEVYISSADFMTRNLDARVEVTCPIYDPEIKQELIGNFDLGWKGNVKARYHSEKLDNKYRVRKENEPVFRAQLETYKYYQNKVEVFMDTL
- a CDS encoding Ppx/GppA phosphatase family protein produces the protein MLKIKKYAAIDIGSNAMRLLITNIVEQEGKQSQFNKNSLVRVPIRLGQDSFTVGEISQENIERMIDAMQAFRLLMKVHKVEKYLAFATSAMREAYNGKEVVEIIKEKAGINIEIIDGKKEAVIIASTDLHHLLKSDKTYLYVDVGGGSTEFSLFSDGKIVVSKSFKAGTVRLLNEMVRDVLWQEMEKWIKANTKEYDDVTLIGSGGNINKLFKMSGKLQDKPLSYIYLNSQYSFLNSLTYEQRISELGLNPDRADVIIPATQIYLNAMKWSGARNIYVPKIGLSDGIVKAMYYGKI
- a CDS encoding DNA polymerase III subunit gamma/tau; the encoded protein is MQKAEVAQPKVEISTSNVVTSTETPKLPTTNLPEGPKFSALSLSSIRAKRELQESSKGIVKEEVHLPTEAFNETDMLLYWNKYALRLGDKGHKIMESLLMISDPKLEGTTIIHELPNEGSKLDFESQINGLLGYLRGHLHNHDIAIKIVVNESIEKKFAFTALDKFNRLNEINPNLELLKKTFDLDV
- the dnaX gene encoding DNA polymerase III subunit gamma/tau, whose translation is MEQFVVSARKYRPQTFNDVVGQKAITSTLLHAIESNHLASALLFTGPRGVGKTTCARILARKINQPGYDDPNEDFAFNVFELDAASNNSVDDIRNLIDQVRIPPQTGQYKVYIIDEVHMLSSAAFNAFLKTLEEPPKHAIFILATTEKHKIIPTILSRCQIFDFKRITVKDAKEHLAEVAFSQGVTCEDDALHIIAQKADGAMRDALSIFDRVVSYCGNNLTRQAVTENLNVLDYETYITVTDLILENKIPDLLIAFNDILAKGFDAHHFVSGLASHFRDLLVSKTPSTLSLLEVGEQAQKLYAIQCQKASQEFLLKGIEIANDCDLKYKVSQNQRLLVELCLMQLASITFDGEKKKLSNL